The following are from one region of the Bacteroidia bacterium genome:
- a CDS encoding ribonuclease III: MYKLSLRHHSAVTKTEISAASCNERLEYLGDAVLNQIVAEHLFKRYPLKDEGFLTEMRSKIVNRATMNQLAILIGLDKLVIHQLYRKKNFVGNQVIFGNALEAFIGALYLDRGMKAATRFILNRLLSNYLTLKELEAISINPKNKIIEFATKQKLGKISYQVVENKYDIRHRFSVTVLLNDKPVATGNHIRKKDAEQLASEIALHTLQQQLTEKNITENNSDKPTEPVIGETQEILDSETIPNIEESE; the protein is encoded by the coding sequence CGGCATCATTCGGCTGTTACTAAAACTGAAATCTCGGCAGCTTCTTGTAATGAGCGTCTTGAATACTTGGGAGATGCTGTTTTAAATCAGATTGTTGCAGAACATCTTTTTAAGCGGTATCCGTTAAAGGATGAAGGCTTTTTGACCGAAATGCGCTCAAAGATAGTAAACCGCGCTACGATGAACCAACTGGCAATATTAATTGGTCTTGACAAATTAGTAATTCACCAGCTATACAGAAAAAAAAATTTTGTAGGGAATCAAGTTATTTTTGGAAATGCCTTAGAAGCCTTTATTGGTGCGTTGTATTTAGATAGAGGTATGAAAGCTGCTACAAGATTTATACTAAACAGGTTGCTATCAAACTATTTAACGCTAAAAGAACTTGAAGCTATCTCAATCAACCCTAAAAACAAAATTATTGAGTTTGCTACAAAACAAAAACTTGGCAAAATTTCATATCAAGTTGTTGAAAATAAGTATGATATAAGACACCGTTTTAGTGTAACGGTTTTGCTGAATGATAAACCGGTTGCAACGGGAAATCATATCCGAAAAAAAGATGCTGAGCAGTTGGCCTCTGAAATAGCTCTCCATACATTGCAGCAGCAATTAACTGAAAAAAATATTACCGAAAATAACTCGGATAAGCCTACTGAACCTGTTATTGGAGAAACTCAAGAAATATTAGATTCCGAAACTATCCCAAATATTGAAGAATCTGAATAG
- a CDS encoding ferredoxin yields the protein MIKIFHYKKKCIGCNACVELNSKRWRISQKDGKSVLIGGIEKKGELFYLETDEDDFELAQQIADSCPARIIKVEQK from the coding sequence ATGATTAAAATCTTCCATTACAAAAAAAAATGTATTGGTTGTAATGCCTGCGTAGAACTTAACTCAAAACGCTGGAGAATTTCCCAAAAAGACGGAAAAAGTGTTTTGATAGGAGGTATTGAAAAAAAAGGAGAACTTTTTTACTTAGAAACCGACGAAGACGACTTTGAATTAGCGCAGCAAATCGCGGATAGCTGCCCCGCCAGAATCATAAAAGTAGAACAAAAATAA
- a CDS encoding U32 family peptidase, with protein sequence MEISTKPLLLSPAGSWESLIAGIQAGTDAVYFGIEQLNMRAKSINNFTINDLEKISETCKQHNIKSYLTLNTILYDHDISLMKKIANHAKDAQIDAVIACDLALLNYCKKIKLPVHISTQANVTNIDTVEFYAEYADTIVLARELTLKQVEFIIKNIKRKKITGVSGELIKVEIFAHGALCMAISGKCYLSLHSHFASANRGACIQNCRRNYLVIDKQDGIELEVDNEYIMSAKDLCTIDFLDKVIASGVAVLKIEGRTRSPEYVYTTTKCYREAIEAVLDKTYSLEKITQWKEQLATVFNRGFWDGYYLGKKMGEWSNTHGSKATQQKTYVGKALNFFDKISVGEFKIETGTLATGDEILITGPTTGIIQTTIQELRIDNTQRTEAIKGDLVSFPLPEKVRKSDKLYKITPV encoded by the coding sequence ATGGAAATATCTACAAAACCGTTACTACTTTCTCCGGCTGGCTCTTGGGAGTCATTAATAGCCGGTATTCAAGCCGGAACTGACGCTGTTTATTTTGGAATAGAGCAGCTAAATATGCGGGCAAAATCTATTAATAACTTTACTATAAATGATTTAGAAAAAATATCTGAAACCTGTAAGCAGCACAATATTAAATCATATCTAACCCTAAACACTATTTTGTATGACCATGATATTTCTTTGATGAAAAAAATAGCTAACCATGCAAAAGATGCCCAGATTGATGCCGTTATTGCCTGCGACCTCGCTTTGCTAAATTATTGTAAAAAAATCAAGTTACCTGTTCATATCTCTACTCAGGCAAACGTTACCAATATAGATACCGTTGAGTTTTATGCTGAATATGCAGATACAATTGTTTTGGCCAGGGAACTAACCCTCAAACAGGTAGAGTTCATCATTAAAAATATCAAACGAAAAAAAATCACCGGAGTTTCTGGGGAACTGATTAAGGTTGAAATATTTGCACATGGTGCTTTGTGTATGGCCATTTCCGGAAAATGCTACCTAAGCCTACATTCTCATTTTGCATCTGCAAATCGTGGTGCCTGCATTCAAAATTGCCGAAGAAACTATTTAGTCATAGATAAACAAGATGGTATTGAATTAGAAGTTGATAATGAGTATATTATGTCAGCTAAAGATTTGTGTACCATAGACTTTTTGGATAAAGTCATTGCTTCCGGAGTTGCCGTCTTAAAGATAGAGGGCAGAACCCGTTCTCCGGAATATGTTTACACTACAACCAAATGCTACCGCGAAGCAATTGAAGCCGTTCTGGATAAAACCTATTCTCTTGAAAAAATCACCCAATGGAAAGAACAGTTAGCTACCGTTTTTAATCGTGGTTTTTGGGACGGATATTATTTAGGAAAAAAAATGGGAGAATGGAGCAACACACACGGCTCTAAGGCTACCCAACAAAAAACGTATGTGGGAAAAGCCCTGAATTTTTTTGACAAAATCAGCGTGGGCGAATTTAAAATAGAAACCGGCACACTCGCTACCGGAGATGAAATCCTAATCACAGGCCCCACAACCGGCATCATTCAAACTACTATTCAAGAACTTAGAATTGATAACACCCAACGAACAGAAGCTATCAAAGGCGATTTAGTTTCATTTCCCTTACCTGAAAAAGTTCGTAAATCCGATAAGTTGTATAAAATCACCCCGGTATGA
- a CDS encoding OmpA family protein — protein sequence MKTTQYTLLLTFLVLFLFHKLNAQTDNDLKPYSNFDFIAGEQILFEDDFKDSPNGEFPPRWNLLGGQATVNRLKDDVSMVCIEGSLGTICEVEPAMKKNTKNYLKNAFTVEFDFFYKDNDGYIMLSLRDNTGDVRSISFESTGEIKTNYFDNPFVGIYKGDVDNYTGKWHHVSVAYKNQQIKLYIDQYRVLVIPKCGFDPASISFGLVENTRIKNVKVAEGGGMNMLGKILTDGKFVTHAIKFDVSKATIKGESMGFLNELAKWLKENTTIKLEIGGHTDSDGDDTSNLKLSQQRAEAVKKVLVSLGVEDSRLSPKGYGETKPLSSNNTPEGKADNRRVEFLKI from the coding sequence ATGAAAACCACCCAATACACTTTATTACTAACGTTTTTGGTGCTGTTCTTATTCCATAAACTAAATGCACAAACTGACAATGATTTAAAGCCATACAGTAATTTTGATTTTATTGCAGGAGAGCAAATCTTATTTGAAGACGATTTTAAGGATAGCCCAAACGGAGAATTTCCTCCACGTTGGAATCTATTAGGTGGCCAGGCAACTGTAAACAGGCTTAAAGATGATGTATCAATGGTATGTATAGAAGGATCTTTAGGTACCATCTGTGAGGTTGAGCCGGCAATGAAGAAAAACACAAAAAATTATCTCAAAAATGCATTTACGGTTGAGTTTGATTTTTTTTACAAAGACAATGATGGATATATAATGCTGTCTCTACGCGATAATACAGGAGACGTAAGGTCTATTTCATTTGAATCAACAGGAGAAATTAAAACGAATTATTTTGATAATCCATTCGTAGGTATTTATAAAGGAGATGTAGATAATTACACCGGAAAATGGCATCATGTGTCGGTTGCATACAAAAATCAGCAGATTAAATTATATATTGACCAATATCGGGTGTTGGTAATCCCAAAATGCGGATTTGACCCTGCATCTATTTCATTCGGCCTTGTTGAAAACACACGTATAAAAAATGTGAAAGTTGCCGAAGGTGGTGGAATGAATATGTTGGGAAAAATTCTGACAGATGGAAAATTTGTAACCCATGCTATTAAATTCGATGTTTCAAAAGCAACAATCAAAGGAGAAAGTATGGGTTTCCTAAATGAACTTGCCAAGTGGCTAAAAGAAAACACTACGATTAAACTCGAGATAGGCGGGCATACTGATAGCGACGGTGATGATACTTCCAATTTAAAACTTTCCCAACAACGCGCCGAAGCCGTAAAAAAAGTGCTGGTTTCACTTGGCGTTGAAGACTCAAGATTATCTCCCAAAGGCTATGGCGAAACCAAACCATTAAGCAGCAATAATACACCGGAAGGCAAGGCAGATAATCGTAGGGTCGAGTTTTTGAAAATCTAA
- the mscL gene encoding large-conductance mechanosensitive channel protein MscL → MSFIKEFKEFAMKGNLIDMAIAFVMGGAFGKLVSSFIDGMVMPIVGKITAGVDFKSLKYVLSEEQKDAAGKVIAAEAAIKYGEFITVMIDFLLVALFMFMLIKMMNRLKKKEEPKPEEAPELTPDQKLLTEIRDLLQK, encoded by the coding sequence ATGAGTTTTATTAAAGAATTTAAGGAATTTGCCATGAAGGGAAACCTGATAGATATGGCAATAGCTTTTGTGATGGGAGGCGCTTTCGGAAAGTTAGTCAGTAGTTTTATTGACGGAATGGTTATGCCAATAGTGGGTAAAATAACTGCCGGAGTGGATTTTAAATCTCTTAAATACGTTTTAAGCGAAGAACAAAAAGATGCTGCCGGTAAGGTTATAGCCGCTGAAGCAGCCATAAAATACGGAGAATTTATCACCGTAATGATTGATTTTTTGTTGGTTGCTCTATTTATGTTTATGTTAATCAAGATGATGAACCGACTCAAGAAGAAAGAAGAGCCTAAACCTGAAGAAGCTCCAGAACTTACGCCCGACCAAAAACTCCTAACCGAAATACGCGACTTACTGCAAAAATAA
- a CDS encoding gliding motility-associated C-terminal domain-containing protein: MVFKQTLLSLTLLFLSAYALFGKHLTGGEITYKYLGTSSGKWRYEVNIVVFRDCNEQVAFDKDITLTIWEKQGASQYSFYGSSLIKLGPVENVPITSYNPCVSPPAGICYEKTVYTKEIQLPVNQTGYVLSWERCCRNNTIVNLATPEMYGITYWATIPPQPNSSPVFESFPPTFLCLNDTFGFSHRAIDSDGDVIVYSLERPVTGASDSDPKPDTSGFPPFTLIPYSANFSQANPLGGTVPLTIDPNTGYLRAQPGRVGQFVFVVVAQEYRNGELLNELRRDWQVNVAVCPANTAPFVNTTEISPAPQNDTLLFREGVQTCYTIPIRDNVGDSVFVQGIGGIFGNDQPVVLPNATLQGAGVAKYNATMCWKPTCDQIGKVFPFYIQMQDNYKCPTPNTNQQYFWATVVTGLPDPPNLRCISYLNQNSLTLSWIIPPIPDGFVSYRIYRNDGSGWALYDSIPNAQITTYTDIKAFGCNTKQYYYALTTVRYCNEFYESPKSRSVSNIILRTANEVTAITAYLEWSAYTAWDNPTYEVVLSNNSVASQPQDTTELLSLCEYTGNIRIRVRDPLSNCFAWSAPSRSLNLHNIPPTGISICHVSVLPNNNGIEIRWNPITDPDLKEFRILRQKDHSQPFQVIEQLLDVSRTNFIDQHTFVDKYSYSYKIQAVDSCDEVVTSNVVAPILLSGSSKPYVANLEWDRGKLPWNPLEWQIFTNATSESNSFISLKTLPASDFYYTDDNLDLSKGNFLYRIMTLNPNTACGDTSWSNTVSVSFPTLVYVPSAFSPNGDGINDVFKIESLFIERFSIKIFNRLGNLVFESEMPDFLWNGQAKTGVDAPESVYVYYLELVGFDKKEVRQTGTITLIR; this comes from the coding sequence ATGGTTTTTAAGCAAACTTTATTATCGTTAACACTTTTATTTCTAAGTGCTTATGCATTATTTGGAAAGCACCTAACCGGAGGTGAGATTACCTATAAATATTTAGGCACATCTTCCGGAAAGTGGCGATATGAGGTAAATATCGTTGTTTTTAGAGATTGTAATGAACAAGTTGCTTTTGATAAAGACATTACCTTGACGATATGGGAGAAGCAGGGAGCTTCACAATATAGTTTTTATGGCAGTTCCCTCATCAAATTAGGGCCAGTTGAAAACGTTCCAATTACCTCTTACAATCCCTGTGTTTCGCCTCCCGCTGGAATTTGTTATGAAAAAACTGTTTATACAAAAGAGATACAATTGCCGGTAAATCAGACAGGCTACGTTCTTTCTTGGGAGAGATGCTGCCGGAATAACACTATTGTTAATTTAGCAACTCCGGAGATGTACGGAATTACTTATTGGGCAACGATTCCTCCGCAGCCTAATTCTTCTCCTGTTTTTGAAAGTTTTCCGCCTACTTTTTTATGTTTGAATGATACTTTTGGTTTTAGCCATCGTGCTATAGATTCGGACGGAGACGTTATTGTTTATAGCTTAGAACGTCCGGTAACCGGTGCTTCAGATTCAGATCCGAAGCCGGATACATCCGGTTTTCCGCCGTTTACCCTGATACCGTATTCGGCTAATTTTTCGCAAGCGAACCCATTAGGTGGCACAGTCCCTTTAACAATAGACCCAAACACCGGCTACTTACGCGCCCAACCGGGTAGAGTTGGGCAATTCGTTTTTGTGGTAGTAGCCCAAGAATACCGAAATGGAGAACTTTTAAACGAACTAAGACGAGATTGGCAGGTTAATGTGGCCGTATGCCCAGCCAACACAGCTCCTTTTGTCAATACTACCGAAATCTCACCAGCACCCCAAAATGACACCCTATTGTTTCGAGAAGGCGTTCAAACTTGCTACACCATTCCGATAAGAGATAATGTCGGAGATTCTGTATTTGTGCAGGGAATAGGCGGAATTTTTGGAAATGACCAGCCCGTAGTGCTGCCCAATGCAACACTGCAAGGAGCCGGCGTGGCAAAGTATAATGCCACAATGTGTTGGAAACCAACCTGCGACCAAATCGGAAAAGTATTCCCGTTCTACATCCAAATGCAGGATAACTATAAATGCCCTACGCCAAATACCAACCAACAATATTTTTGGGCAACTGTGGTAACAGGACTTCCTGACCCTCCTAACTTGCGATGTATCAGTTATTTAAACCAAAATTCATTAACATTGTCTTGGATAATTCCGCCAATACCGGATGGTTTTGTGTCTTACAGAATTTACCGCAATGACGGTTCCGGCTGGGCACTTTATGATAGCATACCAAACGCCCAAATTACTACCTATACAGATATTAAAGCTTTTGGCTGCAATACTAAGCAGTATTACTATGCTTTAACTACGGTTCGATATTGTAATGAATTTTATGAAAGCCCCAAAAGCCGTTCTGTTTCAAATATCATTTTGCGTACCGCTAATGAAGTTACTGCTATCACAGCATATTTGGAATGGTCAGCTTATACAGCTTGGGATAACCCCACTTATGAAGTCGTTCTAAGCAACAACAGCGTAGCTTCTCAGCCTCAAGACACAACAGAACTCCTTTCCCTTTGTGAATATACCGGAAATATTCGGATTAGAGTGCGAGACCCGCTTTCAAATTGTTTCGCTTGGTCTGCGCCCTCCCGTTCGCTAAACCTACATAACATACCCCCAACCGGAATTTCTATCTGCCATGTTTCGGTACTCCCTAATAACAACGGAATTGAAATCCGATGGAATCCAATAACAGACCCTGATTTAAAAGAATTCCGAATATTGAGGCAAAAAGACCACTCTCAACCTTTTCAGGTTATTGAACAACTACTCGATGTATCCCGAACGAACTTTATTGACCAACATACTTTTGTAGATAAATATAGTTATAGCTATAAAATTCAAGCAGTTGATTCTTGTGATGAGGTCGTTACGAGCAACGTAGTAGCACCGATTTTATTATCAGGTAGCTCAAAGCCGTATGTAGCTAATTTAGAGTGGGATCGCGGAAAATTACCTTGGAATCCTCTGGAATGGCAGATATTTACAAACGCTACCTCAGAATCCAATAGTTTTATTTCACTCAAAACGCTTCCTGCAAGTGATTTTTATTACACAGATGATAACTTAGACCTTTCCAAAGGAAATTTCTTATACAGAATCATGACCTTAAATCCCAATACCGCTTGTGGAGATACTTCTTGGTCAAATACTGTTTCGGTATCATTTCCAACATTGGTTTATGTACCATCGGCATTTTCTCCCAATGGAGATGGAATTAATGATGTTTTTAAAATAGAGTCTTTATTTATTGAACGTTTTTCCATAAAGATTTTTAACCGGTTGGGAAATTTAGTTTTTGAATCAGAGATGCCGGACTTTTTATGGAATGGGCAAGCAAAAACGGGTGTTGATGCGCCAGAAAGTGTTTATGTGTATTATCTGGAATTAGTTGGTTTTGATAAAAAAGAAGTACGGCAAACCGGAACCATAACCTTAATTCGATAG
- a CDS encoding insulinase family protein: MKPFGFFIWIFIITIYCPLLGFAQGKRLSRQPISRVLQTKLDNGLDFIFVENHALPVLSVHLFVKNGAFNQPFSEQGIAYLIEKSISCSNQLYPTPSENQSFFNKNAISFDSETDIEYTRFSLELLSNQITTGLSWLATAVRQPTFDSLIVKQLCTHLGDSLLVRDSDPLFGLQSRLNRLLWKENLYRKQVITDVELLAGYSPVLLRYQYNHYYFPNHCALVISGDGDFGPLYGLVDSLFGSWKPLLMNQYTRFPIPDPKPLKQDTASWREISGGEYSYLTVGWQGPDFQNDPIATISLSVLCELLNFRQSKFQQSLPEKVPGMLYGQFKYTPRKYTGELLFNAALSPEMTKPDVLENFKNYLKEVVAENYFTERELNRARQRVERNWIRSLQKNIDYGREIGIAWATHQPEWIEQRTDILYHLPESALQDVWSNWVLANHFVMAGNVPTEAYQKNFLPLISQTAAKNSYPNTDSTLKETHHDTAITAKSQAIDTLLCIRRNRLQIDVNTRKILQECYKILVKNKLSKMILVTSFEEAKGGSARTRAFQQAITIKNELVRSYKIPYHQIKVLLAPQTVGDDCVKLSMDSGSQK; encoded by the coding sequence ATGAAACCGTTTGGTTTTTTCATCTGGATTTTTATTATTACAATTTACTGCCCTTTATTGGGGTTTGCGCAAGGTAAACGGCTTTCAAGGCAGCCTATTTCCAGAGTGTTGCAAACTAAATTAGACAACGGACTTGATTTTATATTTGTAGAAAACCACGCATTACCGGTATTATCGGTTCATCTTTTTGTTAAAAATGGCGCTTTCAACCAACCATTTTCGGAACAAGGAATTGCCTATTTGATAGAGAAGTCCATTTCTTGTTCCAATCAATTGTATCCTACTCCTTCGGAAAATCAATCTTTTTTCAACAAAAACGCCATTTCTTTTGATTCTGAAACTGATATTGAATACACTCGTTTTTCATTGGAGTTATTGTCAAATCAGATAACGACTGGATTATCTTGGTTAGCGACAGCGGTACGCCAGCCTACTTTTGATTCGCTTATAGTGAAGCAGTTATGCACCCATTTAGGGGATTCTTTGCTGGTGCGGGATAGCGACCCTTTGTTTGGATTGCAGTCCAGATTAAACCGTTTACTCTGGAAAGAAAATTTATATCGGAAGCAAGTTATCACGGATGTAGAATTATTAGCAGGCTACTCTCCGGTATTATTACGGTATCAATACAATCACTATTATTTTCCCAATCATTGTGCATTAGTGATTTCCGGAGATGGGGATTTTGGCCCGTTATATGGCTTAGTAGATTCATTATTTGGGAGTTGGAAGCCATTGTTGATGAATCAATATACTCGTTTTCCGATACCTGATCCAAAACCTTTAAAGCAAGATACTGCTTCTTGGCGCGAAATTTCTGGAGGGGAATATTCTTATCTCACTGTTGGCTGGCAGGGACCTGATTTTCAAAACGACCCGATTGCCACTATTTCGCTATCTGTTCTTTGTGAATTGCTAAATTTTCGCCAATCTAAATTCCAGCAGTCGCTTCCGGAAAAAGTTCCGGGTATGTTATACGGTCAGTTTAAATATACCCCCCGAAAATATACCGGAGAGCTACTTTTTAACGCAGCATTATCTCCTGAAATGACCAAACCTGATGTGCTGGAAAACTTTAAAAACTATCTTAAAGAAGTAGTTGCAGAAAACTATTTTACTGAAAGAGAGTTAAATCGAGCGAGGCAACGAGTAGAGCGAAATTGGATACGTTCATTGCAAAAAAATATTGATTACGGTCGTGAAATCGGAATTGCGTGGGCTACACACCAGCCAGAATGGATTGAACAAAGGACGGACATTTTGTATCATCTGCCAGAATCAGCACTACAAGATGTATGGTCAAATTGGGTACTGGCAAATCATTTTGTAATGGCCGGAAACGTCCCAACGGAAGCTTATCAAAAAAACTTCCTCCCTTTAATATCCCAAACTGCTGCTAAAAATAGTTATCCAAATACAGATTCCACTCTCAAAGAAACACACCATGATACTGCTATTACGGCAAAATCACAAGCCATAGATACATTGCTTTGCATCCGTAGAAACCGCCTACAAATAGACGTTAATACCCGAAAAATCCTGCAGGAATGTTACAAAATATTGGTAAAAAACAAGTTAAGCAAAATGATATTAGTTACTTCTTTTGAAGAAGCTAAAGGAGGTTCAGCCAGAACAAGAGCTTTTCAGCAAGCTATCACGATTAAAAATGAATTAGTTAGAAGCTATAAAATACCGTACCACCAAATTAAGGTACTCTTAGCCCCACAGACCGTTGGTGATGATTGCGTAAAACTAAGTATGGATAGCGGTTCACAAAAATGA
- a CDS encoding class I SAM-dependent methyltransferase, producing the protein MPFSAEHFFEIFLKELQTHDYFGGYYKFGENHKLLAFRKAYFMQRLNYIWENIQNTSPENPILDIGCGYATTAIFLVLNGYTVKGLTLEFYFQHIHKRKEFWSQYGDIFQLFVSYENLFNMPPEANSYQTIIVQDTLHHLEPLSEALKIIYNSLSDTGKLIAVEENGNNIIQRAKLFLQRGNKRIIQIYDEKLQKHILLGNENIRNLSTWKSELLKQNLQILPESVQYIRYYLPNSYVGESWQSVANREQNIWRNNQFLREYFFFGLNFIAQKKSTL; encoded by the coding sequence ATGCCATTTTCCGCTGAGCATTTTTTTGAAATTTTTTTAAAAGAACTCCAAACACATGACTATTTTGGGGGTTACTATAAGTTTGGAGAGAACCATAAGTTATTAGCGTTTCGCAAGGCTTATTTTATGCAGCGGCTAAACTATATTTGGGAAAATATCCAAAATACGAGCCCTGAAAATCCTATTTTGGATATTGGATGCGGTTATGCCACAACGGCTATCTTCTTGGTTTTGAATGGATACACAGTTAAAGGTTTAACCCTCGAATTTTATTTTCAGCACATTCATAAGCGTAAGGAATTTTGGTCTCAATACGGTGATATTTTCCAGCTTTTTGTTTCTTATGAAAACCTCTTTAATATGCCTCCGGAAGCAAATAGTTATCAAACAATTATTGTTCAAGATACCTTGCACCACTTAGAACCATTATCAGAAGCATTAAAAATAATTTACAATTCTCTGTCAGATACCGGAAAGTTAATCGCGGTAGAAGAAAACGGAAATAATATCATACAACGTGCAAAATTATTTTTACAGCGCGGCAATAAAAGAATTATCCAGATATATGACGAAAAACTCCAAAAGCATATTTTATTGGGAAATGAAAATATTAGAAATCTAAGCACTTGGAAGTCAGAGCTTTTAAAACAAAATTTACAAATTTTGCCGGAATCTGTTCAGTATATTCGCTATTATTTGCCGAATAGCTATGTGGGCGAGTCTTGGCAATCTGTAGCTAACCGAGAGCAAAATATCTGGCGAAATAATCAGTTTTTACGAGAATACTTTTTTTTCGGGCTAAACTTCATCGCCCAAAAGAAATCAACTTTATGA